One segment of Struthio camelus isolate bStrCam1 chromosome 27, bStrCam1.hap1, whole genome shotgun sequence DNA contains the following:
- the DMTN gene encoding dematin isoform X1 translates to MERLQKQPLTSPGSVCSSRGSSVPGSPSSIVAKMDNEVLGYKDLAAIPKDKAILDIERPDLMIYEPHFTYSLMEHVELPRSRERSLSPKSISPPPSPEVVREWLESRSPGSAAQSAPRHGGTAARSSVQHFHRPETDTTELNIYKKPPIYKQKEHHPGAHHGKHLIEDLIIESSKFPAAQPPDPNQPAKIETDYWPCPPSLAVVETEWRKRMASKRGEEEEEDLTEEMKNLRELQRQELSKVTSNLGKLILKEEMEKSLPIRRKTRSLPDRTPFHTSLHMGSYKSSSLPASGRSTLTRLQSAEFSSAGSEKGSPGFVPAERPARAHGQRQLPAQHAGAEDLPLRNADGDQQRPCETAPRRGQDQARAAPLPRGFPAGLRDVPRGVQQAGPVEAQRAEEESLPLLSPPRPRAQSVSRSVTALGLSAGFN, encoded by the exons ATGGAAAGACTGCAGAAG CAACCGCTGACCTCCCCTGGGAGCGTCTGTTCCTCCCGTGGGTCCAGCGTCCCGGGATCGCCCTCCAGCATCGTG gccaaAATGGACAATGAGGTTCTGGGCTACAAGGACCTGGCGGCTATCCCCAAGGACAAAGCGATCCTGGACATCGAGCGCCCCGACTTGATGATCTACGAACCCCATTTCACCTACTCGCTCATGGAGCACGTGGAGCTGCCCCGGAGCCGAGAG CGCTCCCTGTCGCCTAAATCCAtctctcctcctccatctccagaG GTCGTCCGGGAATGGCTGGAGAGCCGGTCCCCGGGGAGCGCCGCGCAGAGCGCCCCGCGCCACGGCGGCACCGCGGCCCGCAGCAGCGTGCAGCACTTCCACCGCCCCG AGACCGACACGACGGAGCTGAACATATACAAGAAGCCTCCGATCTACAAGCAGAAAG AGCACCACCCCGGCGCCCACCATGGCAAGCACCTCATAGAGGACTTGATCATCGAATCCTCCAAGTTCCCGGCGGCTCAGCCCCCGGACCCCAACCAGCCCGCCAAGATCGAGACGGACTACTGGCCGTGCCCCCCGTCCCTGGCGGTCGTGG agaCGGAGTGGAGGAAGCGGATGGCCTCcaagagaggggaggaggaggaagaggacctcACGGAGGAGATGAAGAACCTgcgggagctgcagaggcagGAGCTGAGCAAG GTCACCTCCAACCTTGGGAAGCTGATCCTGAAGGAGGAGATGGAGAAATCTCTCCCCATCCGGAGGAAAACCCGCTCGCTGCCTGACCGGACGCCCTTCCACACAT CTCTGCACATGGGGAGCTACAAGAGCTCCTCGCTGCCCGCGTCCGGCAGGAGCACCCTCACCCGG ctgcAGTCGGCGGAGTTCAGCTCAGCAGGCAGCGAGAAGGGCAGTCCAG GCTTTGTCCCTGCAGAACGGCCAGCACGGGCGCATGGACAGAGGCAACTCCCTGCCCAGCATGCTGGAGCAGAAG ATCTACCCCTACGAAATGCTGATGGTGACCAACAGAGGCCGTGTGAAACTGCCCCCCGGCGTGGACAGGACCAGGCTAGAG CGGCACCTCTCCCCCGAGGATTTCCTGCGGGTCTTCGAGATGTCCCCCGAGGAGTTCAGCAAGCTGGCCCTGTGGAAGCGCAACGAGCTGAAGAAGAAAGCCTTCCTCTTCTGAGCCCGCCTCGGCCCCGAGCTCAGTCCGTGTCGCGCAGTGTAACCGCTTTAGGGCTCTCAGCCGGTTTTAACTAG
- the DMTN gene encoding dematin isoform X2, producing the protein MERLQKQPLTSPGSVCSSRGSSVPGSPSSIVAKMDNEVLGYKDLAAIPKDKAILDIERPDLMIYEPHFTYSLMEHVELPRSRERSLSPKSISPPPSPEVVREWLESRSPGSAAQSAPRHGGTAARSSVQHFHRPETDTTELNIYKKPPIYKQKEHHPGAHHGKHLIEDLIIESSKFPAAQPPDPNQPAKIETDYWPCPPSLAVVETEWRKRMASKRGEEEEEDLTEEMKNLRELQRQELSKVTSNLGKLILKEEMEKSLPIRRKTRSLPDRTPFHTSLHMGSYKSSSLPASGRSTLTRLQSAEFSSAGSEKGSPGLQNGQHGRMDRGNSLPSMLEQKIYPYEMLMVTNRGRVKLPPGVDRTRLERHLSPEDFLRVFEMSPEEFSKLALWKRNELKKKAFLF; encoded by the exons ATGGAAAGACTGCAGAAG CAACCGCTGACCTCCCCTGGGAGCGTCTGTTCCTCCCGTGGGTCCAGCGTCCCGGGATCGCCCTCCAGCATCGTG gccaaAATGGACAATGAGGTTCTGGGCTACAAGGACCTGGCGGCTATCCCCAAGGACAAAGCGATCCTGGACATCGAGCGCCCCGACTTGATGATCTACGAACCCCATTTCACCTACTCGCTCATGGAGCACGTGGAGCTGCCCCGGAGCCGAGAG CGCTCCCTGTCGCCTAAATCCAtctctcctcctccatctccagaG GTCGTCCGGGAATGGCTGGAGAGCCGGTCCCCGGGGAGCGCCGCGCAGAGCGCCCCGCGCCACGGCGGCACCGCGGCCCGCAGCAGCGTGCAGCACTTCCACCGCCCCG AGACCGACACGACGGAGCTGAACATATACAAGAAGCCTCCGATCTACAAGCAGAAAG AGCACCACCCCGGCGCCCACCATGGCAAGCACCTCATAGAGGACTTGATCATCGAATCCTCCAAGTTCCCGGCGGCTCAGCCCCCGGACCCCAACCAGCCCGCCAAGATCGAGACGGACTACTGGCCGTGCCCCCCGTCCCTGGCGGTCGTGG agaCGGAGTGGAGGAAGCGGATGGCCTCcaagagaggggaggaggaggaagaggacctcACGGAGGAGATGAAGAACCTgcgggagctgcagaggcagGAGCTGAGCAAG GTCACCTCCAACCTTGGGAAGCTGATCCTGAAGGAGGAGATGGAGAAATCTCTCCCCATCCGGAGGAAAACCCGCTCGCTGCCTGACCGGACGCCCTTCCACACAT CTCTGCACATGGGGAGCTACAAGAGCTCCTCGCTGCCCGCGTCCGGCAGGAGCACCCTCACCCGG ctgcAGTCGGCGGAGTTCAGCTCAGCAGGCAGCGAGAAGGGCAGTCCAGG CCTGCAGAACGGCCAGCACGGGCGCATGGACAGAGGCAACTCCCTGCCCAGCATGCTGGAGCAGAAG ATCTACCCCTACGAAATGCTGATGGTGACCAACAGAGGCCGTGTGAAACTGCCCCCCGGCGTGGACAGGACCAGGCTAGAG CGGCACCTCTCCCCCGAGGATTTCCTGCGGGTCTTCGAGATGTCCCCCGAGGAGTTCAGCAAGCTGGCCCTGTGGAAGCGCAACGAGCTGAAGAAGAAAGCCTTCCTCTTCTGA